From a single Paramisgurnus dabryanus chromosome 17, PD_genome_1.1, whole genome shotgun sequence genomic region:
- the fosaa gene encoding protein c-Fos, producing MFPSKAKTEADTSASPGGDTRPHLPQETRTDPLMDQTQGSCVPSGSFVPTVTAISSTRDLQWMVQPTIITSVSRAKTKTAGGKSKSAGGKSKSEQLSAEEEEKKRIRRERNKMAAAKCRNRRRELTDTLQAETDQLEEDKAALQAEIKSLLKEKERLEYVLATHKPLCQLPEELDCLFPESPQPLPTPEAATKLPDESPHDASPLQDMEIPTVPSTAISGNSNILLCSSAEVSLCDLEPSLDINDDLLATVDEDRVSAGAARSVPDIDLTGSLGITDWETLYKSVANDLEPLSTPVVNTSTPTCSNYLSVFTFACPELDSLSEGLDACKGGATKAESSVDILNSPTLLAL from the exons ATGTTTCCGAGCAAAGCGAAGACTGAGGCGGACACATCAGCGTCTCCCGGCGGGGACACCCGGCCGCATCTCCCGCAGGAGACCCGCACTGACCCGCTGATGGACCAAACACAG GGCTCGTGCGTGCCTTCCGGTTCGTTTGTTCCCACGGTCACGGCGATCTCCAGCACCCGGGACCTGCAGTGGATGGTCCAGCCGACCATCATCACGTCTGTGAGCAGAGCTAAAACTAAAACAGCTGGAGGAAAGAGCAAAAGCGCGGGCGGGAAGAGCAAGAGCGAGCAG CTCTCAGCAGAGGAAGAGGAGAAGAAGAGGATcaggagagagagaaataaaatgGCTGCAGCAAAGTGTCGCAACAGACGGAGAGAGCTCACCGACACCCTTCAGGCA GAAACTGACCAGCTAGAAGAGGACAAGGCTGCTCTACAGGCTGAAATTAAGAGTCTTCTGAAGGAGAAGGAAAGGTTGGAGTACGTGCTGGCCACTCATAAACCTCTTTGCCAACTGCCTGAAGAGCTGGACTGTCTCTTTCCAGAGTCTCCTCAGCCACTTCCAACTCCAGAAGCGGCCACCAAACTCCCTGATGAAAGTCCACACGATGCCAGTCCTCTTCAGGACATGGAGATCCCAACGGTTCCATCCACGGCTATTTCTGGGAACTCCAACATCCTGTTGTGCTCAAGCGCAGAAGTCAGTTTGTGTGATTTGGAGCCATCACTGGATATCAATGACGATCTCCTCGCCACCGTCGACGAGGACCGCGTGTCAGCCGGAGCGGCCCGTTCCGTCCCCGACATAGACCTGACTGGCTCGCTGGGCATCACGGACTGGGAGACTCTCTACAAGTCTGTGGCCAATGATCTTGAACCTTTAAGCACCCCGGTGGTGAACACATCCACACCCACCTGCAGCAACTACCTGTCCGTCTTTACTTTCGCCTGCCCTGAGCTGGACTCGCTGTCCGAGGGTCTGGATGCTTGTAAAGGCGGAGCGACCAAAGCAGAATCTAGCGTTGATATCCTCAACTCTCCAACCCTACTGGCCTTATAA
- the acyp1 gene encoding acylphosphatase-1: protein MMSSEELLSVDYEVYGRVQGVFFRKYTQSEGKKLGLVGWVKNTDAGTVQGQLQGPASKVEQMKHWLQTTGSPQSRIAKTEFRNEHTVDKLDFKDFKVAR, encoded by the exons ATGATGTCCAGTGAAGAGCTGCTGTCTGTGGATTATGAGGTGTATGGGAGAGTTCAGGGTGTGTTCTTCAGAAAATACACACAG TCAGAGGGCAAGAAGTTGGGTCTGGTTGGCTGGGTAAAAAACACTGATGCTGGGACAGTTCAAGGGCAGCTGCAGGGTCCGGCCTCTAAAGTTGAACAGATGAAGCACTGGCTCCAAACCACCGGCAGCCCTCAGTCTCGAATCGCCAAAACTGAGTTCAGGAATGAGCACACAGTGGACAAACTGGATTTTAAGGATTTCAAAGTTGCGCGTTGA